A region of Streptomyces sp. TG1A-60 DNA encodes the following proteins:
- a CDS encoding response regulator transcription factor codes for MAIRVMLVDDQVLLRTGFRMVLAAQPDMEVVAEAGDGVEALQVVRSTAVDVVLMDVRMPKLDGVEATRRICSDPNPPKVLILTTFDLDEYAFSGLKAGASGFMLKDVPPGELLTAIRSVHSGDAVVAPSTTRRLLDRFAPMLPSTGSEPRHKELERLTDREREVMILVAQGLSNGEIAARLVLSEATVKTHVGRILTKLGLRDRVQVVVLAYETGLVRAGGQG; via the coding sequence ATGGCGATCCGCGTAATGCTCGTCGACGACCAGGTGCTGCTGCGCACCGGGTTCCGGATGGTGCTGGCGGCCCAGCCGGACATGGAGGTCGTGGCGGAGGCGGGCGACGGCGTCGAGGCCCTGCAGGTCGTGCGGTCCACCGCCGTGGACGTGGTCCTCATGGACGTCCGTATGCCGAAGCTGGACGGCGTCGAGGCCACGCGCCGCATCTGCTCGGACCCCAACCCGCCGAAGGTGCTCATCCTGACCACCTTCGACCTCGACGAGTACGCCTTCTCCGGGCTGAAGGCCGGCGCCTCCGGCTTCATGCTCAAGGACGTGCCGCCCGGCGAACTGCTCACCGCGATCCGTTCCGTCCACAGCGGCGACGCCGTCGTCGCCCCTTCCACCACCCGGCGCCTGCTCGACCGGTTCGCCCCGATGCTCCCCAGCACCGGATCGGAACCCCGGCACAAGGAGCTGGAACGTCTCACGGATCGCGAACGCGAGGTCATGATCCTCGTCGCCCAGGGCCTCTCCAACGGCGAGATCGCCGCCCGCCTGGTCCTCTCCGAGGCCACCGTCAAGACCCACGTCGGCCGCATCCTCACCAAACTGGGCCTGCGCGACCGCGTCCAGGTGGTCGTCCTGGCCTACGAGACGGGCCTGGTACGGGCGGGCGGTCAGGGCTGA